From Vanrija pseudolonga chromosome 1, complete sequence, a single genomic window includes:
- the LIP_2 gene encoding uncharacterized protein has product MTWEPIVGQRLPGSHDVGAERPGAAALLDGSGGSTLDRCSGRKASSSSEGEEGGAEHVALGEPPAVVVPGDPESTGHIHHQQHSASSSLGEARRGEGRATTRARAPARRARTVVAWSRERVPDDVLYALYACLRRGRPSHHWLPSFCEEKTVLVNQRDYIHSLLHIPPIEPTTRSEIFGASDAATYFRRQGLGTHRCYGLPRPLHVVHHRISPAAA; this is encoded by the exons ATGACATGGGAACC CATAGTGGGCCAGCGGCTTCCAGGCagccacgacgtcggcgctgaGCGtccaggcgccgccgcgctcctcgatgGGAGCGGCGGTAGCACGCTCGACCGGTGCAGCGGTCGcaaggccagcagcagcagcgagggcgaggaaggtggtgcGGAGCATGTTGCGCTGGGAGAG CCaccggccgtcgtcgtacccGGGGACCCCGAGTCAACAGGACAcatccaccaccagcagcacagcgcgtcctcctcgctaggcgaggcgaggcgaggggagggacgtgcgacgacgcgcgcgcgcgcacctgcgcgccgagctcggaccgtcgtcgcctggtCGCGTGAGCGCGTGCCGGATGACGTACTCTACGCGCTCTACGCTTGTCTTCGCCGCGGGCGGCCAAGCCATCACTGGCTTCCTTCCTTCTGCGAGGAGAAGACTGTCCTCGTCAACCAACGTGACTACATCCACAGTCTTCTCCACATTCCCCCGATCGAGCCAACAACGCGCTCCGAGATCTTCGgagccagcgacgccgcgacgtaTTTTCGTCGGCAGGGGCTTGGCACCCACCGCTGCT ATGGATTACCGCGTCCTCTCCATGTGGTCCACCATCGCatctcgccggcggccgcttga
- the LIP_2 gene encoding uncharacterized protein, whose amino-acid sequence MTYSTRSTLVFAAGGQAITGFLPSARRRLSSSTNVTTSTVFSTFPRSSQQRAPRSSEPATPRRIFVGRGLAPTAARSRISPRNAETHLLTAPIPMLALILPTTAGLLTPSLDGQARPSLHLAVARLLNAQAAR is encoded by the exons ATGACGTACTCTACGCGCTCTACGCTTGTCTTCGCCGCGGGCGGCCAAGCCATCACTGGCTTCCTTCCTTCTGCGAGGAGAAGACTGTCCTCGTCAACCAACGTGACTACATCCACAGTCTTCTCCACATTCCCCCGATCGAGCCAACAACGCGCTCCGAGATCTTCGgagccagcgacgccgcgacgtaTTTTCGTCGGCAGGGGCTTGGCACCCACCGCTGCT CGCAGCCGGATATCCCCACGAAACGCAGAAACGCACCTCCTCACCGCCCCGATCCCGATGCTCGCACTCATTCTCCCCACAACCGCCGGCTTACTCACCCCCTCCCTCGACGGCCAGGCTCGCCCGTCGCTTCACCTCGCGGTGGCACGTTTGCTCAACGCG CAAGCCGCCCGCTAG
- the LIP_2 gene encoding Lipase translates to MKLVATGTAFLASLSLALAAPAPVELAERSSVGVSPAVVNTWAPLAQYATAAYCGGDVWSWTCGGPCNSVARPTVLAQGGDAKATPYFYVANNGSHIIVSISGTNTRSILSLADDLEFTFTTPSSSYFPNAAGVSVHHGFYNTFTRVAGTVGPVVQNAVNNGATQVIVTGHSLGSAVGHLTATYLQRLLGSSATVYARLFASPRVGNQAWADYVDATLGSRAQHMINYNDLIPTLPPRSFGFRQSSNEVWISNAAGTSYVACPGQENTSCQDSMGLTADIAKFIEYLDFGAHSGPYAGVKWLWLEKNKGEG, encoded by the exons ATGAAGCTCGTTGCTACCGGCactgccttcctcgcctcgctctcgctcgccctcgcggccccGGCACCCgtggagctcgccgagcgcagctcggtcggcgtcagccccgccgtcgtcaacacCTGGGCCCCGCTGGCTCAGTACGCAAC CGCGGCGTACTGTGGCGGCGATGTCTGGTCGTGGACTTGTGGCGGTCCCTGCAACTCGGTCGCCCGTCCCACTGTCCTCGCGCAGGGAGGAGATGCCAAGGCCACCCCGTACT TCTACGTCGCCAACAACGGCTCGCACATCATCGTGTCCATCTCGGGCACCAACACGCGCTCGATCctgtcgctcgccgacgacctcgagttCACCTTCaccaccccgtcgtcgagctaCTTCCCCAACGCTGCCGGCGTCTCGGTCCACCACGGCTTCTACAACACGTTcacccgcgtcgccggcaccgtcggcCCTGTCGTTCAGAACGCCGTCAACAACGGCGCCACCCAGGTCATTGTCACCGGTCactcgctcggctcggcggtcggCCACCTCACGGCGACCTACCTCCAGCGCCTCctgggcagcagcgccacGGTCTACGCCAGGCTCTTCGCATCGCCCAGGGTCGGCAACCAGGCGTGGGCCGACTATGTCGACGCGACG CTCGGTAGCCGCGCTCAGCACATGATCAACTACAACGACCTGATCCCGACCctcccgccgcgctcgttTGGCTTCCGCCAGTCGAGCAACGAGGTCTGGATCTCAaacgccgccggcacctcGTATGTCGCTTGCCCTGGCCAGGAGAACACG TCTTGCCAGGACAGCATGGGCCTCACTGCCGACATTGCCAAGTTTATCGAGTACCTCGACTTTGGCGCCCACTCGGGCCCATACGCTGGTGTCAA GTGGCTCTGGTTAGAAAAGAacaagggcgagggctgA